Proteins encoded within one genomic window of Methanothermobacter tenebrarum:
- the cobA gene encoding uroporphyrinogen-III C-methyltransferase, with translation MVVYLIGAGPGDPELITLKALKVIKKADVIIYDRLINNKILEYAPEDAKLIYVGKKPGGHSKTQEEINKIIVEEAKKENIVVRLKGGDPFIFGRGGEELLTLKSHGIKTKTIPGITSAIGVPTAASLPITHRGLATSFTIVTGHEDPTKGKKQVHWDYKADTIIILMGVGNLKENTQEIMRYRPADTPVCAIENGTTEKEKITFGTLEDIHTKNIKPPAIIIIGHIVNLYKKIIKEDP, from the coding sequence ATGGTAGTATATCTTATAGGCGCAGGCCCAGGAGACCCAGAACTCATCACACTAAAAGCGCTAAAAGTCATAAAAAAGGCTGATGTCATAATATATGATCGTCTAATCAACAACAAAATCCTAGAATATGCCCCAGAGGATGCTAAACTCATATACGTTGGTAAAAAACCCGGAGGACATTCCAAGACCCAAGAAGAGATAAATAAGATAATAGTCGAAGAAGCTAAAAAAGAGAATATAGTGGTCAGATTAAAAGGGGGCGACCCATTCATATTCGGCCGCGGAGGGGAAGAACTTCTAACACTAAAATCCCACGGAATAAAAACAAAGACAATACCAGGTATAACATCTGCCATAGGAGTGCCCACAGCAGCCAGCCTACCCATAACCCACAGAGGCCTGGCAACCTCATTCACTATTGTAACAGGCCATGAGGATCCTACAAAGGGAAAAAAGCAAGTACATTGGGATTACAAGGCAGACACCATTATCATATTAATGGGCGTGGGCAACCTCAAAGAGAACACCCAAGAGATCATGAGATATCGTCCAGCAGACACACCAGTATGCGCAATAGAAAATGGCACGACAGAAAAAGAAAAAATAACATTCGGAACACTAGAGGACATACACACAAAGAATATAAAACCACCCGCGATAATCATCATAGGACACATAGTAAACCTATACAAGAAAATAATAAAAGAGGACCCATAA
- a CDS encoding uroporphyrinogen-III synthase encodes MDLRGKVIAITRPEERCEEAIKLIKEAGGTPFIAPTLQIQTPKTKTLIRLCENLKKFDWIIFTSPAAIKSLKKHCKKIKLKPGSKIAVIGPKTREALKELRLEAHVMPSDYTAEGLVKALSAYDMQNKNVAIPRTLAARNILPESLRKMGANVHIAEAYKSTRPKDDRIQKLIEKILKEEIDAITFTSPLTVENLIKAAKDKKEDIIKKLSNSRIIVAAIGPITAKKLEEYGITAITPKNYTIKDMLTRLFHELSGD; translated from the coding sequence ATGGACCTCAGAGGCAAAGTAATAGCCATAACAAGACCAGAAGAAAGATGCGAAGAAGCCATAAAACTAATAAAAGAAGCAGGTGGTACACCATTCATCGCACCAACCCTCCAAATCCAAACCCCCAAGACAAAAACCCTCATAAGATTATGCGAAAACCTCAAAAAATTCGATTGGATAATCTTCACATCACCAGCAGCCATAAAATCCCTAAAAAAACACTGCAAGAAGATAAAACTAAAACCAGGTTCGAAAATCGCAGTTATAGGCCCTAAAACCCGCGAAGCACTCAAAGAACTAAGATTAGAAGCACATGTAATGCCATCAGATTACACCGCAGAGGGACTAGTCAAGGCATTATCAGCCTATGATATGCAAAACAAGAATGTTGCAATACCAAGGACGCTCGCAGCCAGAAACATACTACCAGAAAGCCTCCGGAAAATGGGGGCCAATGTACATATAGCAGAAGCATACAAATCCACAAGACCCAAAGACGATAGAATCCAAAAACTCATAGAAAAAATACTAAAAGAGGAGATAGATGCGATAACATTCACAAGTCCACTCACCGTGGAAAACCTCATAAAGGCCGCTAAAGACAAAAAAGAGGATATAATAAAAAAATTATCCAATAGTAGGATAATAGTAGCTGCCATAGGCCCCATAACCGCTAAAAAACTCGAAGAGTATGGGATAACGGCGATAACCCCAAAAAATTACACCATAAAAGACATGCTCACAAGACTATTCCATGAACTTTCAGGGGACTGA
- a CDS encoding signal recognition particle subunit SRP19/SEC65 family protein, protein MRTIIWPAYLDSKKTKKEGRKIPRKHAVESPTLNEIRKAAERLKFKAKIEADKAYPSSWWERSGRVIIEHNNLKKRKLLLKISKMIKASRKKGG, encoded by the coding sequence ATGCGAACAATCATATGGCCCGCCTACCTCGATTCTAAAAAAACGAAAAAAGAAGGGAGAAAAATCCCAAGAAAACATGCGGTAGAATCCCCCACCTTAAATGAGATCAGGAAAGCAGCTGAAAGGCTAAAATTCAAGGCAAAGATAGAAGCGGATAAAGCATACCCATCATCATGGTGGGAGCGCAGTGGAAGGGTCATAATAGAACATAACAACCTAAAGAAGAGAAAATTACTCCTCAAGATCAGTAAAATGATAAAAGCCTCTCGAAAAAAGGGAGGATAA
- the recJ gene encoding single-stranded-DNA-specific exonuclease RecJ — MKTPPRLDKGFLKAKNIIESSEDIKVYSHRDCDGITAGAIISTLLERLGKEHEIEFINLNQVENIKIENELTIFTDMGSGQRIEEITTSNSKIIILDHHPPLPRKNLKGELLELNPINHGIDGSTQISGGGMAYLLSKKFNQYDTSWMGVLSAIGDLQNSLTGKLTGLNNQILKDSTRLGQIEIIEDLSIYGRQTRPIFVALSYFSDVNLPITNNKTESILLLKKLGIPYKEGERYRCLCDLTMEEKRKLFSELVKMLSREVPPKYVKYIPQLVSAEAYDLTSEEKYTPLRDLAEFSTAINACSRNNDIELAIRILKGERGAALDELESVSRTHRRYLAEKVELIETEELLKQKKNLQYFKTTEIKDNVIGTIAGMIIGYGDWRKPIIGLGIREHGTKVSLRCSRLLALDGIHFGSIIRKIAEKVGGSGGGHAMACGAYIPPGTENKFLELLDNSLKGKIG, encoded by the coding sequence ATGAAAACACCCCCAAGACTCGATAAAGGCTTTTTGAAAGCTAAGAACATTATAGAATCCTCAGAGGATATTAAAGTTTACAGTCACCGCGACTGTGACGGTATAACAGCCGGGGCTATCATCTCAACACTACTTGAAAGACTGGGAAAAGAACACGAAATCGAGTTCATAAACCTCAACCAGGTCGAGAACATCAAAATAGAAAATGAACTTACCATTTTCACCGACATGGGATCAGGCCAACGCATAGAAGAGATCACCACATCCAACTCAAAAATCATAATCCTAGATCATCATCCACCACTACCAAGAAAGAACCTAAAAGGAGAACTGCTAGAACTGAACCCAATAAACCATGGGATAGATGGTTCAACCCAGATTTCAGGGGGTGGAATGGCATACCTACTCTCAAAAAAATTCAACCAATATGATACCAGTTGGATGGGTGTATTATCAGCCATAGGCGACCTTCAAAACTCATTAACAGGCAAACTAACAGGCTTAAACAACCAAATATTAAAAGACAGCACAAGACTAGGGCAAATAGAGATCATAGAAGATCTTTCAATCTATGGCAGGCAAACAAGACCCATATTCGTGGCCCTTTCATACTTCAGTGACGTTAACCTGCCAATCACCAACAACAAGACAGAATCTATACTATTATTGAAAAAACTTGGAATACCATACAAGGAAGGGGAAAGATACCGTTGCCTATGCGATCTAACCATGGAAGAAAAAAGAAAACTATTCTCAGAACTTGTTAAAATGCTATCAAGAGAAGTACCCCCAAAGTACGTGAAATACATCCCCCAACTAGTATCTGCAGAAGCTTACGACCTTACAAGTGAAGAGAAATACACTCCACTCCGTGACCTGGCAGAATTCTCCACAGCTATAAACGCTTGCAGCCGGAACAACGACATCGAACTAGCCATCAGAATATTAAAAGGAGAAAGAGGCGCGGCCCTAGACGAACTGGAAAGCGTTTCAAGAACCCATAGAAGATACCTAGCAGAAAAGGTGGAACTAATAGAAACAGAAGAACTCCTAAAACAAAAAAAGAACCTACAATACTTCAAAACCACAGAGATAAAAGATAACGTGATAGGCACTATAGCAGGGATGATAATAGGCTACGGCGACTGGAGAAAACCCATAATAGGTCTGGGGATCAGAGAACATGGCACCAAGGTCTCTTTGCGCTGTTCAAGGCTCCTTGCATTAGATGGTATACACTTCGGGTCCATAATAAGGAAAATAGCAGAAAAAGTTGGTGGCAGCGGCGGAGGACATGCAATGGCCTGCGGAGCTTACATACCACCCGGCACCGAAAACAAATTCTTAGAATTATTGGACAATTCACTCAAAGGCAAAATAGGGTGA
- a CDS encoding winged helix-turn-helix transcriptional regulator, with the protein MKEFKKKGELTRFQILAEIAENQPHIRQRDIAEKLGITVQAVSENIKTLTDQGYIQAGNGRSHYKLTKRGIEKLKREAITLRKYADSVLETMSTYKSTWPAIAKENLKKGEEVELFMEDGIVYAKKRTDGQAHGKVLHNAKKGEDVALTELSGLINLKKGKVTILVLPRISEGGSRAANLQKIKKVYSQGYDRVGIMGTVARAVADKLNLRVDFEFATPEATLAAAKRGLNVLVLAVGRMSKSIARKLERENIEYKIENVAEESST; encoded by the coding sequence ATGAAGGAATTCAAAAAGAAAGGGGAACTGACAAGATTCCAAATACTCGCCGAGATAGCGGAAAACCAACCACACATAAGACAAAGAGACATTGCCGAGAAACTAGGCATAACAGTACAGGCAGTCTCAGAAAACATAAAAACACTAACAGACCAAGGGTACATACAAGCAGGAAACGGAAGATCACACTACAAACTAACAAAAAGGGGCATAGAAAAACTAAAAAGAGAAGCCATAACACTAAGAAAATACGCCGACAGCGTACTAGAGACCATGAGCACCTACAAGTCAACATGGCCAGCAATAGCAAAAGAAAACCTCAAAAAAGGCGAAGAAGTCGAACTCTTCATGGAAGACGGAATAGTATACGCAAAAAAGAGAACAGACGGCCAAGCCCACGGAAAAGTCCTACACAACGCCAAAAAGGGGGAGGACGTGGCATTAACAGAACTCAGCGGACTAATAAACCTCAAAAAAGGCAAAGTAACCATACTAGTACTTCCAAGGATAAGCGAAGGAGGATCCAGGGCCGCAAACCTCCAAAAAATAAAAAAAGTATACTCCCAAGGTTATGACAGGGTTGGTATAATGGGGACAGTGGCAAGGGCAGTAGCCGACAAATTAAATTTAAGAGTCGATTTTGAATTCGCAACACCAGAAGCGACCCTAGCCGCGGCCAAGAGAGGCCTAAACGTCCTAGTATTAGCTGTGGGTAGGATGAGTAAAAGCATAGCAAGAAAACTCGAAAGAGAAAACATAGAGTACAAGATAGAAAACGTGGCTGAAGAATCATCAACTTAA
- a CDS encoding oligosaccharide flippase family protein, giving the protein MSLTGIQLVQYLLPLVTFPYLTRVLGPANFGRVAFAVAFIGYFQILTDYGFNLSATREISINRDDLSQVSKIYSSVMVTKTILMFLTFILMLVIISSFERFRGDPLLYIFTFGLVVGSVLFPVWFFQGIERMRYISILRILSSLIYTALIFIIVRGPKDYLYVPLVNSIGFIVVGVYSQHIVRKEFKVKFLRPKLQDIKKQLVEGWHLFISTLAISLYTTSNRFILGLLVDNATLGYYAVAEDITRALQGLVSPIGQAIYPYFSRIQAEDRERAKTELKKILILISVLTFIFSIILVFLAPFIVMILAGPSYKESILLLQILIFIVFLVGVSNVLGIQGLVSFGYKEKFTRILITAGIIHIIMLIILTLILSTIGAAIAVVITELIVCILMYDTLKKLKIF; this is encoded by the coding sequence ATGTCCCTTACTGGTATACAACTCGTACAGTATCTTCTCCCACTTGTGACTTTCCCATATCTTACTAGGGTTCTGGGCCCGGCCAATTTTGGACGGGTTGCGTTTGCAGTGGCTTTTATTGGCTATTTTCAAATTTTAACTGATTATGGTTTTAATTTGTCTGCGACGAGGGAAATCTCGATAAACCGTGATGATCTCAGTCAAGTTTCAAAGATCTATAGTTCAGTGATGGTGACAAAAACTATCCTAATGTTTTTAACTTTCATACTGATGCTTGTTATCATATCATCCTTTGAAAGATTTCGGGGCGATCCTCTGCTTTATATTTTTACTTTTGGCTTGGTTGTAGGTAGTGTTCTTTTTCCGGTCTGGTTTTTTCAAGGTATTGAAAGGATGAGATACATCAGCATCCTACGGATTTTAAGTTCGCTCATCTACACCGCACTCATATTCATAATTGTAAGAGGCCCTAAAGATTATCTCTATGTGCCACTCGTAAATTCTATAGGTTTTATAGTTGTGGGAGTATACAGCCAACATATAGTAAGAAAAGAATTTAAAGTTAAATTCTTGAGACCTAAACTCCAAGATATTAAAAAGCAGCTTGTCGAGGGATGGCACTTATTCATATCTACATTGGCGATAAGCCTCTACACAACATCAAACAGATTCATACTAGGCTTACTTGTTGATAATGCAACATTAGGTTACTATGCAGTGGCCGAGGATATAACAAGGGCTTTACAAGGTCTCGTATCCCCTATTGGCCAAGCTATATACCCTTATTTTTCTAGGATACAAGCTGAGGATCGTGAACGTGCAAAGACAGAACTGAAGAAGATACTCATCCTAATAAGTGTATTAACTTTTATTTTTTCCATAATATTAGTATTTCTTGCCCCGTTCATTGTAATGATACTTGCAGGGCCCTCTTACAAGGAGAGCATACTCTTACTCCAAATATTGATATTTATAGTTTTTCTGGTGGGGGTGAGTAACGTACTTGGTATTCAAGGTCTTGTGTCCTTTGGTTACAAAGAAAAGTTTACAAGGATACTTATAACAGCTGGTATAATACACATCATAATGCTCATCATCCTAACGCTGATATTATCTACAATAGGGGCCGCCATAGCAGTTGTCATAACAGAACTCATAGTATGTATATTAATGTACGATACCCTTAAAAAACTCAAAATATTCTAA
- the glf gene encoding UDP-galactopyranose mutase yields MFEYIIVGAGLAGSVMAERIANILDEKVLVIERRNHIGGNCYDEIDKTGIIIHKYGPHIFHTNYRDVFKYLSQFTEWREYQHYVLGFIDGKLAPLPFNLNTLHKLLPESLAKPLEKKLLKKYNYGERIPILKLLKEDDRDLKFLANYIYEKVFLNYTIKQWGLKPDEIDGKVTERVPILLSRDNRYFQDKYQGVPQDGYTKMIQNILDHENIKIMLNTSHEEILQIKKDKILFMDKKYNGKVIFTGKIDELFNYRYGRLPYRSLDLKFKKLDQEWYQEAATINYPNDYDFTRITEFKHIHPAETKKTIILKEHPQEHIEGKNEPYYPILTPENQETYKKYKKLAENHRNLVLLGRLAEYRYYNMDEIVKRAFKVFEKEVR; encoded by the coding sequence ATGTTTGAATATATCATAGTGGGCGCCGGTCTCGCGGGCTCGGTAATGGCTGAAAGGATAGCTAACATCTTAGATGAAAAAGTACTTGTCATCGAACGCAGAAACCACATCGGGGGTAACTGCTACGACGAAATAGACAAAACAGGCATAATCATACATAAGTATGGTCCGCACATTTTCCACACAAACTATCGGGACGTTTTCAAGTATCTTTCACAGTTTACTGAATGGAGAGAATACCAACACTACGTTTTAGGGTTTATTGATGGAAAACTCGCACCATTACCATTCAACCTCAACACACTACACAAACTACTACCAGAAAGTCTTGCCAAGCCTCTCGAAAAAAAACTACTGAAAAAATATAACTATGGGGAACGCATACCCATACTCAAACTCCTAAAAGAAGATGACAGGGATCTCAAATTCCTAGCCAACTACATTTACGAAAAGGTATTCTTGAATTACACTATAAAACAATGGGGTTTGAAACCCGATGAGATAGATGGAAAAGTCACAGAACGTGTCCCAATATTGCTCTCAAGGGATAACAGATATTTCCAGGACAAATACCAGGGCGTGCCACAAGATGGCTACACAAAGATGATACAAAATATCCTAGATCATGAAAACATAAAAATAATGTTAAATACGAGCCACGAAGAAATACTCCAGATAAAAAAAGACAAAATATTATTCATGGACAAAAAATATAATGGTAAAGTGATATTCACGGGTAAAATCGACGAACTATTCAACTACCGTTATGGTAGATTACCATACCGCTCCCTAGACCTTAAATTTAAAAAACTAGACCAAGAATGGTACCAAGAAGCAGCAACAATAAACTATCCAAATGATTACGATTTCACAAGGATCACAGAATTCAAACACATACACCCTGCCGAAACCAAAAAGACAATCATACTAAAAGAACACCCCCAAGAGCATATAGAAGGAAAAAACGAACCATATTATCCAATATTAACACCAGAAAACCAAGAAACTTACAAAAAATATAAAAAACTCGCAGAAAATCACAGAAACCTCGTACTCCTTGGGAGACTTGCAGAATACCGCTACTACAACATGGACGAGATCGTGAAAAGGGCTTTTAAAGTTTTTGAAAAGGAGGTCCGATGA
- a CDS encoding glycosyltransferase: MPKKTFAVTVTYDDRFHLLKQVIEAALREGVDKVIVVDNNSEPNSREKLKKYHRKNPEKIDVLYLSENFGSAGGFKRGLKKAYNDPECEFIWLLDDDNKPQPGALQLLKEYWKKYETREKDIRLALASYRECRGNYAEIEALMSKDPEIVLGKKNNFYHFHIAEIPKYMKRIIRRKIVGESRLAPPGPGQIAATLYGGLFFHKKLLEVIGYPLEDFYIYEDDIEWTYRITKNRGKIILIPDSIITDIDRSWYITDEKETALTTFSPSNTFRIYYTIRNGFYFRMRHRVDNKFIYYFNCLTLLFLILLYTIIFFRDLSPFKTVITAIRDARGNKLGKIERL; encoded by the coding sequence ATGCCCAAAAAGACATTTGCTGTCACTGTAACATATGATGATAGGTTTCATTTACTTAAACAGGTTATTGAAGCCGCTCTTAGAGAAGGTGTTGATAAGGTAATTGTCGTTGACAATAATTCAGAGCCAAATAGCAGAGAAAAATTGAAAAAATATCATAGAAAAAATCCAGAGAAAATTGATGTCTTGTATCTCTCAGAAAATTTTGGTTCGGCAGGCGGATTCAAAAGAGGACTTAAAAAAGCATATAATGATCCAGAATGCGAATTCATCTGGTTACTAGACGACGATAACAAACCACAACCAGGCGCCCTACAACTTCTAAAAGAGTATTGGAAAAAATATGAAACCAGAGAGAAGGATATAAGGTTGGCTTTAGCATCCTATAGGGAATGTAGAGGGAATTATGCTGAAATAGAGGCTTTGATGTCTAAGGATCCTGAGATAGTTTTGGGTAAGAAAAATAACTTCTACCATTTCCACATAGCAGAAATCCCAAAATATATGAAAAGAATCATACGAAGAAAAATTGTAGGGGAAAGTAGACTCGCCCCTCCAGGACCTGGTCAAATTGCGGCCACATTATATGGAGGACTATTTTTCCATAAAAAACTTTTAGAAGTGATCGGCTACCCCCTAGAGGACTTTTATATTTATGAAGACGATATTGAATGGACATATAGGATCACGAAAAACAGGGGCAAAATAATTTTGATCCCAGATAGTATCATAACAGATATAGACAGATCATGGTACATTACTGATGAAAAAGAAACAGCACTCACGACATTCTCACCATCAAATACTTTCAGAATCTATTATACTATACGTAACGGTTTCTATTTCAGGATGCGGCACAGAGTAGACAACAAATTCATCTACTATTTTAATTGTTTAACATTACTTTTTTTAATTTTATTGTACACTATCATATTTTTTAGGGATCTAAGTCCATTTAAAACAGTTATAACCGCTATCAGAGATGCTAGGGGGAACAAACTGGGAAAAATAGAACGATTATGA
- a CDS encoding glycosyltransferase family 1 protein, producing the protein MKYLIYTLLEIPLKIPPNQDIYHACSPTEAIWIANRDNSVVTFHDLIPILYPNPSKGGLINSIGEFVGSKYFKFACERAVNCKAIIAVSEQTAKDLVEHLGVDENRVNVVRQAIAGGLKPLKKEDDKYKIGTLSFLEPRKRIEILIKAFLEANMEDSELLIAGRGPQENKLKKISGNDERIKFLGFVPDADLCDFYNSLDVFVFPSLLEGYGLPIVEAMACGKPVITLADAVIPEDIKNRTFIVELSELTEVLKNRSYECDTRKNLEFAREHSLDKTIRGILQIYRTLLD; encoded by the coding sequence TTGAAATATTTGATTTACACACTCCTTGAAATACCCCTTAAAATACCACCTAACCAGGATATATATCATGCATGTTCACCTACAGAGGCTATATGGATAGCTAATAGAGACAATTCTGTAGTAACATTCCATGATCTGATCCCAATCCTTTATCCAAACCCATCCAAAGGCGGCCTAATAAATTCAATCGGAGAATTTGTCGGTTCAAAGTATTTTAAATTTGCTTGTGAAAGGGCTGTTAATTGTAAAGCTATAATAGCAGTAAGTGAACAAACAGCTAAAGATCTAGTAGAACATCTAGGTGTTGATGAAAATAGGGTAAACGTGGTAAGACAAGCAATAGCTGGTGGTCTGAAACCTCTGAAAAAGGAGGATGATAAATATAAGATAGGCACCCTCAGCTTTCTTGAGCCAAGAAAACGCATAGAAATCCTTATAAAGGCGTTTTTAGAAGCTAATATGGAGGATTCAGAACTTTTAATTGCAGGTAGAGGACCTCAAGAAAATAAGCTGAAGAAAATAAGTGGAAATGATGAAAGGATAAAATTCCTAGGATTTGTCCCAGATGCTGATCTTTGCGATTTCTATAATTCCTTGGACGTTTTTGTCTTCCCAAGTCTTCTGGAAGGTTATGGATTACCCATCGTTGAGGCAATGGCATGCGGAAAACCTGTTATAACATTAGCAGATGCAGTAATTCCAGAGGATATAAAAAATCGTACATTTATAGTGGAATTATCAGAACTGACAGAGGTTTTAAAAAATAGGAGTTATGAGTGCGACACGCGCAAAAATCTAGAATTTGCAAGGGAACATTCATTAGATAAAACCATAAGAGGAATATTACAAATTTATAGGACCTTATTAGATTAA
- a CDS encoding glycosyltransferase family 4 protein, protein MRILIVSDFFAPHYTGGGERRYFEIGKRLVKRGWEVDVICMKIKGVKEKEDIKGLKVHHIGPVITDPPKRSLLNFLHFILAAIFWILSHDYDIIDAQTYAPLLPAFIASRIKRTPMIATIHDVSSTFSDQWIQSSKVAKLAEKILLKLPYDKIVTVSNMTREALVRDYGINPRRVKVIYNGVDLPLIDSIKASKIPRSLIFVGRLAPHKHVDHLLKIVKELKKEIPTIRLKIIGDGVEKNRLKRLVKDYKIEDRVSFYMNLKYSDVIYHMKRSSLLVLPSTREGFGMVLAEANACYRPVIAYKSGGVIEVVEDGENGFLVEPLDIGSLKEKIRILLFDEELQRNLGENGRKKVEKMFVWDKIVDKLLKVYKDMNQKNR, encoded by the coding sequence ATGAGGATATTGATAGTTTCCGATTTCTTCGCGCCCCATTACACAGGTGGGGGAGAAAGGCGATATTTCGAAATAGGAAAGAGACTAGTTAAGAGGGGCTGGGAAGTTGATGTAATATGCATGAAAATAAAGGGTGTCAAGGAAAAAGAGGATATAAAAGGTTTGAAAGTTCACCATATTGGCCCCGTGATAACTGATCCTCCAAAGAGGAGTTTGTTAAATTTTTTGCATTTCATATTAGCTGCTATATTTTGGATTCTAAGCCATGATTATGATATTATTGATGCTCAGACATATGCCCCGTTATTACCAGCTTTTATAGCCTCAAGGATTAAAAGAACGCCAATGATTGCAACAATCCATGATGTAAGCTCCACCTTCTCTGATCAGTGGATACAATCTTCAAAAGTAGCTAAATTGGCCGAGAAAATACTCCTAAAGTTACCCTATGATAAGATAGTCACTGTAAGTAATATGACTAGAGAGGCTCTTGTAAGAGACTATGGAATAAATCCTAGAAGGGTCAAGGTTATCTATAATGGTGTTGACTTACCACTGATAGATTCCATAAAGGCATCTAAAATTCCAAGGAGTCTAATATTTGTTGGTAGGCTGGCACCCCATAAACATGTTGACCACCTCCTAAAGATTGTGAAAGAACTAAAAAAGGAAATCCCCACTATAAGATTGAAGATCATAGGCGATGGTGTTGAAAAAAATAGGCTAAAAAGACTTGTGAAAGATTATAAAATAGAAGACAGGGTATCATTTTACATGAATCTTAAATATTCTGATGTTATATATCATATGAAAAGATCTTCCTTACTAGTCCTCCCATCAACAAGGGAAGGCTTTGGGATGGTCCTAGCCGAGGCCAATGCATGTTACAGGCCAGTTATCGCATACAAAAGTGGGGGAGTCATAGAAGTTGTAGAAGATGGTGAAAACGGTTTCTTAGTTGAACCACTAGATATAGGATCTCTAAAAGAAAAAATAAGAATATTACTTTTTGATGAAGAACTACAGCGAAATCTTGGGGAAAATGGCCGGAAGAAAGTCGAGAAAATGTTTGTCTGGGACAAAATTGTGGATAAACTCTTAAAGGTGTATAAAGACATGAATCAAAAAAATAGATAG
- the heR gene encoding heliorhodopsin HeR, which yields MDNIERIRAIERSPISFEGLRRLNIIAGSLHFIQGIIMVVLGFLLTWERDIYTFSLKFKIISLNPPSFQVLPEPQVVFTIGYLGVILASFLLISAVAHFVIGFLKTKDYEKYLKKGMNPYRWYEYALSSSIMIVILATFVGVWELWSLVMIFVLNASMIMFGYLMEKLNQYTEKVDWSPYICGCIAGFTPWIVIAAYFIAAFGSTETNPPAFVYLALLIYFIMFNTFSVNMLLQYKSIGKWKDYLYGEKVYIILSLTAKTILAWLVFIGVFSPF from the coding sequence ATGGATAATATTGAAAGGATTAGGGCGATAGAAAGATCCCCTATAAGTTTTGAAGGACTTAGAAGGTTGAACATAATCGCCGGGTCGTTACATTTTATCCAAGGAATCATAATGGTTGTTCTGGGGTTTCTTTTAACATGGGAACGTGATATATACACATTCTCTTTGAAGTTCAAGATAATTTCACTGAATCCACCATCATTTCAAGTTTTACCTGAACCACAAGTCGTGTTCACTATAGGCTATCTTGGTGTTATATTAGCCTCTTTCCTCCTTATCTCGGCAGTTGCACATTTCGTCATAGGATTTCTTAAAACAAAGGATTATGAAAAATATCTTAAGAAGGGTATGAATCCCTATCGTTGGTACGAGTATGCCCTTTCAAGTTCAATCATGATAGTGATACTCGCAACCTTTGTGGGAGTCTGGGAACTATGGTCACTTGTAATGATCTTCGTTTTAAACGCTTCAATGATAATGTTCGGTTATCTAATGGAGAAACTGAACCAATACACGGAAAAGGTTGACTGGTCACCATATATATGCGGGTGCATAGCAGGCTTCACTCCATGGATTGTCATAGCAGCCTACTTTATCGCGGCCTTCGGATCAACAGAGACTAATCCACCAGCATTCGTTTACCTTGCACTACTAATCTACTTTATAATGTTCAACACATTCTCTGTGAACATGCTACTACAATACAAAAGCATTGGTAAATGGAAAGATTACCTATATGGTGAGAAGGTTTATATTATCCTCAGTCTCACAGCCAAAACAATACTAGCCTGGCTGGTCTTCATCGGAGTCTTTTCACCCTTCTAG